Proteins encoded within one genomic window of Alteribacter populi:
- a CDS encoding formate--tetrahydrofolate ligase — MSQTGKSDIEIAQESQMKRIKEIVSDLGITEHEWEPYGHYKAKLDLAVMDRLQGQKDGKVILVTAINPTPAGEGKSTCTVGLGQALNKIGKNAMIALREPSLGPTMGIKGGAAGGGYSQVVPMEDINLHFTGDIHAITTAHNALAAMMDNHIHRGNELGIDVRRVVWKRVMDMNDRSLREVVVGLGGPLKGVPRQSGFDITVASEIMAILCLAKNMTDLKERLAKMVVGYTAEDEPVTAKDLGAEGALTLLLKDAVKPNLVQTLENTPALIHGGPFANIAHGCNSVIATKMASKLADFVVTEAGFGADLGAEKFLDIKTRAGDIDPDLVVIVATIRALKMHGGVAKDELKEENVEALKHGLENLEKHVETIRGFGLPHVVAINRFIHDTDEEIAILKSWCESQGINVELADVWAHGGDGGKELAEKAVALIEENKKNFTYTYDVNESIAEKISAIAQKVYGADGVDFSQQAKKQMADYDRYGWGDLPVCMAKTQYSLSDDPGKLGRPEGFRITVRELKPSVGAGFIVALTGDVMTMPGLPKEPAALKMDVDEQGRAVGLF; from the coding sequence ATGAGTCAAACTGGTAAATCAGATATTGAAATTGCCCAAGAAAGCCAAATGAAACGGATTAAGGAAATTGTAAGTGATCTTGGAATCACGGAACATGAATGGGAACCATATGGCCATTATAAGGCTAAATTGGATTTAGCGGTAATGGATCGGTTACAGGGTCAAAAAGATGGAAAAGTGATTTTAGTAACAGCGATTAACCCAACGCCAGCAGGTGAAGGGAAATCAACATGTACAGTTGGATTAGGACAAGCTTTAAATAAAATCGGAAAAAATGCGATGATTGCACTTCGCGAACCTTCTCTTGGCCCAACGATGGGGATAAAAGGTGGAGCAGCAGGAGGAGGATATTCCCAAGTTGTTCCAATGGAAGATATTAACCTTCATTTTACAGGTGATATCCATGCGATAACTACTGCTCACAATGCATTAGCAGCGATGATGGACAACCACATTCACCGTGGAAATGAGCTGGGAATTGATGTGAGACGTGTTGTCTGGAAGCGTGTTATGGATATGAATGACCGATCACTTAGAGAAGTGGTTGTAGGTTTAGGAGGACCGTTAAAAGGGGTTCCACGTCAGTCTGGATTTGATATTACAGTTGCTTCTGAAATAATGGCAATTCTTTGTCTCGCTAAGAATATGACAGACCTGAAAGAAAGGTTGGCGAAGATGGTTGTCGGCTACACGGCAGAAGATGAACCTGTTACAGCCAAAGATTTAGGCGCTGAAGGAGCTCTCACGCTATTACTAAAAGATGCGGTGAAGCCAAATCTTGTACAAACGCTTGAAAACACACCAGCACTTATTCATGGAGGTCCATTTGCGAATATTGCTCACGGATGTAACAGTGTCATTGCAACAAAAATGGCGTCTAAACTTGCGGACTTTGTTGTTACTGAAGCTGGGTTTGGTGCAGATTTAGGGGCAGAAAAATTCCTTGATATTAAAACGAGGGCCGGTGACATTGACCCAGATCTCGTTGTCATTGTTGCTACCATCCGCGCTCTGAAGATGCACGGGGGTGTTGCTAAAGACGAACTAAAAGAAGAAAATGTAGAAGCTCTAAAACATGGCCTCGAAAACCTTGAGAAGCATGTAGAAACGATCCGTGGTTTTGGGTTACCTCATGTCGTCGCAATTAATCGCTTCATCCATGACACGGATGAAGAAATTGCTATATTAAAGAGTTGGTGCGAGAGTCAGGGAATTAATGTCGAACTGGCCGATGTATGGGCTCACGGAGGAGATGGCGGGAAAGAACTAGCCGAAAAAGCAGTAGCATTAATTGAGGAAAACAAAAAGAACTTCACGTATACGTATGATGTGAACGAGTCTATAGCAGAGAAAATTTCGGCTATTGCCCAAAAAGTATACGGGGCAGACGGTGTTGACTTTAGTCAGCAAGCGAAAAAACAAATGGCTGATTACGACCGCTATGGATGGGGAGACTTGCCGGTTTGTATGGCAAAAACCCAATATTCACTTAGTGACGACCCTGGTAAATTAGGGCGCCCGGAAGGTTTTAGGATAACAGTTCGTGAATTAAAGCCATCTGTTGGGGCTGGGTTTATTGTAGCTCTTACTGGTGATGTCATGACAATGCCAGGATTACCAAAAGAGCCTGCAGCATTGAAAATGGATGTAGATGAACAAGGAAGAGCTGTCGGCTTATTTTAA
- a CDS encoding DUF2663 family protein, whose product MTIQSIELTKYEQDDFIVQALIKAKSKEEKAEKAVIKAGVVHLVILLVAIVYTVVAIFMQYQASSFFTAILNDGIFIVLVSFLIISFVNVRFKKESLDKAEKDYDELREDVIDRSPEIWEELEFPSSRKKLYEFLLEKHDINLFHK is encoded by the coding sequence ATGACCATCCAATCAATTGAGTTAACAAAGTATGAACAGGATGACTTTATTGTACAAGCGCTTATTAAAGCAAAGAGCAAGGAAGAAAAGGCTGAAAAAGCGGTTATAAAAGCAGGCGTTGTACATTTGGTTATCCTATTAGTTGCAATTGTATATACGGTTGTAGCGATATTTATGCAATATCAGGCTTCATCCTTTTTTACAGCGATACTCAACGATGGCATTTTTATTGTCCTAGTATCTTTTCTAATTATAAGTTTTGTAAATGTTCGTTTTAAAAAAGAGTCACTGGATAAAGCAGAAAAAGATTATGATGAACTAAGAGAAGATGTCATCGACCGCTCACCGGAAATTTGGGAGGAGTTAGAGTTCCCGTCTTCAAGGAAAAAGCTATATGAATTTCTTTTAGAAAAACATGATATCAACTTATTTCATAAATAA